In Solea senegalensis isolate Sse05_10M linkage group LG18, IFAPA_SoseM_1, whole genome shotgun sequence, a single window of DNA contains:
- the LOC122759665 gene encoding nucleoside diphosphate kinase A2-like, whose translation MTEIKERTFIAIKPDGVQRGLIGDIIKRFEVKGFKLVGMKMLHASEDLLKQHYDDLKERPFFPQLIEYMSSGPVVTMVWEGKGAVKTGRKMLGETNPANSEPGTIRGDFCIDVGKNIIHGSDSVDSAKKEISLWFQEGELVSYSSCAYSWLY comes from the exons ATGACTGAGATTAAAGAACGCACCTTCATCGCCATCAAGCCTGACGGCGTGCAGCGAGGTCTGATCGGTGACATCATCAAGAGGTTTGAGGTCAAAGGCTTCAAACTCGTGGGCATGAAGATGCTTCAC GCATCGGAGGACCTGCTGAAGCAGCATTACGACGACCTGAAGGAAAGGCCATTCTTTCCTCAACTGATCGAGTACATGAGCTCCGGACCTGTGGTTACCATG gtGTGGGAAGGCAAAGGTGCCGTGAAGACGGGCCGTAAGATGCTGGGAGAGACCAACCCGGCCAACTCTGAGCCCGGAACCATCCGAGGAGACTTCTGCATCGATGTCGGAAA GAACATCATCCATGGCAGCGACTCTGTGGACAGTGCCAAAAAGGAGATTTCCCTGTGGTTCCAGGAGGGGGAGCTGGTGAGCTACAGCAGCTGTGCGTACAGCTGGCTCTACTGA